A genomic region of Thermodesulfovibrio aggregans contains the following coding sequences:
- the rsmH gene encoding 16S rRNA (cytosine(1402)-N(4))-methyltransferase RsmH — protein MVLLSTDYKLHIPVMVKEVIELLDPSPDGVYVDATLGCAGHSMEILKKLGLNGRLIGIDRDETAIEISKDLLNDSRVILKKAKFSQLLEVLKELNIDRIDGIIFDLGVSMLQLKDFSRGFSFYSENNLDMRMDQTDSLTAWYVVNKYPEKELERILREYGDEPFARRITKEIVRQRSKKTIDTCKELAELVKRVVPRHGKLHPATQVFQALRIEVNKEIEELKAGLSQAVELLKKGGRICVISYHSGEDRIVKNFFKEKEKEGIIRVFTKKPILPSLEEVFRNPSSRSARLRGGEKL, from the coding sequence GTACGGATTATAAACTACACATTCCTGTGATGGTGAAAGAAGTAATTGAACTTCTTGATCCATCACCTGATGGAGTTTATGTTGATGCTACTTTAGGTTGCGCAGGTCATTCAATGGAAATACTTAAAAAGCTTGGTTTAAATGGAAGATTAATTGGTATTGATAGAGATGAGACCGCAATTGAGATATCAAAGGATTTGCTCAATGATTCAAGAGTAATTTTGAAAAAGGCAAAATTCTCTCAATTGTTGGAGGTTTTAAAAGAATTAAATATTGACAGAATTGATGGAATTATTTTTGATCTCGGAGTTTCAATGTTACAGCTAAAGGATTTTTCAAGGGGTTTCAGTTTTTATTCTGAGAATAATCTTGATATGAGAATGGACCAGACTGATTCCTTAACTGCCTGGTATGTTGTCAACAAATACCCTGAAAAGGAGCTTGAGAGAATTCTAAGAGAGTACGGTGATGAACCATTTGCAAGAAGAATAACAAAAGAAATTGTAAGACAGAGAAGCAAAAAAACAATTGATACCTGCAAGGAACTGGCAGAACTTGTAAAGAGGGTTGTACCAAGACATGGTAAACTTCATCCTGCAACTCAGGTTTTTCAGGCATTAAGAATTGAAGTAAATAAGGAAATTGAAGAACTAAAAGCAGGACTTTCTCAGGCAGTTGAGTTATTGAAAAAAGGTGGAAGAATATGTGTTATCTCTTATCATTCAGGTGAAGACAGGATTGTAAAGAACTTTTTTAAAGAAAAGGAAAAAGAAGGGATAATTAGAGTTTTTACTAAAAAACCCATTTTACCATCTCTTGAAGAAGTTTTTAGAAATCCATCCTCAAGAAGTGCGAGGCTAAGAGGAGGTGAAAAACTATGA
- a CDS encoding peptidoglycan D,D-transpeptidase FtsI family protein codes for MNKRLLFIKIILSMCFVIVIFRLGLIMFVEHEAYFAKAKIQQIKKEEIMPKRGNIYDRMGRELAISLEKDSLFVDPVSLKSFQTVNLLKHYVNVDEEQIEKLAEKRIRFLWLKRKIDSDLSEKIKSLKVEGVGVITEGARFYPKGFLASHVLGFVNVDEQGMEGLERQYDKYLRAERTLKTVSVDAKGKKLSDGSVGDVKGNDLFLTIDEGLQYIVEKHIDEAVKKWQASSATVIMMDPFTGEILALANRPTYDPNNLKSIKNIGIIRNRAITDLYEPGSTFKIVTATAALEEGIVKPYTKFDCSQGYIEVGGKKIKDVHRNGVLTFEEVIQKSSNVGTIKIAMMLGREKLYQFIKKFGFGEKTGIDLPGEISGYVRPIQKWSGTSIGAIPIGQEVGVTALQILRAYSAIANGGYLVKPFVVSEVHSPDGNILYKSVIHREKIISDKTAKIMREILKKVTQEGGTATQAKLDGNDVAGKTGTAQKYDPKTRRYSRDRFVSSFVGFIPADNPRIAMIVVIHDPKGAHYGGVVAAPVFKAIADEALSYLNVPRDDAKQKGLVVTFDTQTTTRLTVARQ; via the coding sequence ATGAATAAAAGACTTCTTTTCATAAAGATAATTCTTTCAATGTGCTTTGTTATTGTCATTTTCCGTCTTGGTTTAATAATGTTTGTAGAACATGAGGCTTATTTTGCAAAAGCAAAAATTCAGCAAATAAAAAAAGAAGAAATTATGCCAAAAAGAGGAAACATATATGATAGGATGGGCAGGGAATTGGCAATTTCTCTTGAAAAGGACTCATTATTTGTTGATCCTGTATCTTTAAAATCCTTTCAGACAGTTAATCTTTTAAAACACTATGTGAACGTTGATGAAGAGCAGATAGAAAAGCTGGCAGAAAAGAGAATAAGATTTTTATGGCTTAAAAGAAAGATAGATTCTGACCTGTCGGAAAAGATAAAATCTTTGAAAGTTGAAGGGGTCGGTGTCATCACAGAGGGAGCAAGATTTTATCCAAAAGGTTTTTTAGCTTCTCATGTGCTTGGTTTTGTGAATGTTGATGAACAGGGTATGGAGGGATTGGAAAGGCAGTATGATAAATATCTAAGAGCAGAAAGGACTTTGAAAACAGTTTCAGTAGATGCAAAGGGAAAGAAACTCTCTGATGGAAGTGTTGGAGATGTAAAAGGAAATGATCTCTTTTTAACAATTGATGAAGGACTGCAATACATAGTTGAAAAACATATCGATGAGGCTGTCAAAAAATGGCAGGCTTCCTCTGCTACTGTAATAATGATGGATCCCTTTACAGGAGAGATTCTTGCTCTAGCAAACAGACCGACTTATGATCCAAATAATTTAAAATCCATAAAAAATATTGGTATAATAAGAAATCGTGCCATAACAGACCTGTACGAACCAGGTTCAACATTTAAGATAGTTACAGCAACTGCAGCACTTGAAGAAGGTATTGTAAAGCCCTATACAAAGTTTGATTGTTCTCAGGGATACATAGAAGTAGGGGGTAAAAAAATAAAAGATGTTCATAGAAACGGAGTTCTTACTTTTGAAGAAGTTATTCAGAAGTCTTCGAATGTTGGAACAATAAAGATAGCAATGATGCTTGGAAGGGAAAAACTTTATCAGTTTATAAAAAAATTTGGATTCGGAGAAAAAACAGGTATAGATCTTCCTGGAGAAATCTCTGGTTATGTAAGACCCATTCAAAAATGGTCTGGTACATCAATAGGAGCTATTCCAATTGGACAGGAGGTAGGGGTTACAGCATTGCAAATTCTTAGAGCCTATTCGGCAATTGCAAATGGAGGTTATCTTGTCAAACCATTTGTGGTTTCTGAAGTACACTCACCTGACGGAAATATTTTATATAAAAGTGTCATTCATAGAGAAAAAATTATCTCTGATAAAACAGCTAAAATAATGAGAGAAATTCTCAAAAAAGTTACTCAAGAGGGCGGAACTGCTACCCAGGCAAAGCTTGATGGTAACGATGTAGCAGGAAAGACTGGAACAGCTCAAAAATATGATCCTAAAACTCGCAGATACTCAAGAGACAGATTTGTAAGCTCCTTTGTAGGTTTTATTCCTGCAGACAATCCACGAATTGCCATGATAGTTGTAATTCATGATCCAAAAGGTGCACATTATGGAGGTGTTGTAGCAGCTCCTGTATTTAAAGCAATAGCTGATGAGGCATTATCTTATCTTAATGTTCCAAGAGATGATGCAAAACAAAAAGGGCTTGTAGTTACCTTTGATACGCAGACAACTACAAGGTTAACGGTAGCAAGACAATGA